From the Plectropomus leopardus isolate mb chromosome 18, YSFRI_Pleo_2.0, whole genome shotgun sequence genome, one window contains:
- the rprd2a gene encoding regulation of nuclear pre-mRNA domain-containing protein 2a codes for MSAGAGAASGGSLESTLDRKFQGVSNTMDSIQGLSTWCIDNKRYHSLIVRHWMRILRKSDASHRLNLFYVANDVIQTCKRKNAIVYRTAFAEILPEAFLLVNNEGDPKVIKSVERILSIWEDRGVYSGTLITELRSSLVKEESPPVTPAEQKTPGESKADLQSKVVAEFVPQALIDELSKYKRSLDEVDLREKQLAAMRINICSSDALKRLKDKAGGKKFSKDFEEGSAQLQEFVKFFDKQIKTGPPLMEALSNADIFYEMQYKEVKIVANAYQTFANRVAHLKRKLDTLKATLPDLDDSPIPSPSADAPSPTGSESPFHGMDMADPDPDPDLDGSAMEDEAEPPAPSPLSSPGASPKHTETVGQNDNRDVEDMDLSEEEMDSGGIIVEERMESLAPPKVSTSKTEPSVSTEQPVTQVTCGPPVAAPVAAPVAAAVGSIDLGKIGSLLTSFSIKKNTGPVVESPPAAAPARSSVKTTLASVASQDASSLVSLLSKVDVSPADLLGALSKVQSQGGLEGITSLLSSPAANVSSDSSSSGKIPPSPLPTSASAGPSQSLSLSSVAPVPSSHSSTVRQSTSSLAPTQTPNPASALVQALHRDMDLTTEPEPSPSSESLESKIHSFLQGNRAFSAFSLGLSTNPALGEDNSPVIGTDTQGGTPVRDEGGGTPTQDEIMDKPVVVPFTSNTNQPLFGENVETGSLVYQNRGQQNLNNPQQQAHVQPSMPQNGQIYQPYTYGKHEMSEHEITAPVAHYQQISAQTGGPVPGERAPGSASSTQTIEGFQGVSERGWYADAYPEGSSQQPRGYSVTAPGGAAENKTSGLHPYQTERFQEPQDLASQQGATASPGILRSNLPPIPRLFPPPPHVFDAPPSAPSSMMMPPEQQPSQQPLPSPGSGEVIGTRGNSVISGMVVHDHQHKSMFPPDDAPYDRDRARPPHPELFRPPPDDPRYQDELRHRDARFFQDDPYRHPDDPYRRPGSPPHHFPRIRGRPTPPRSPSDDPYYAQDYKRHSPPLPPHYAPRRPPPPSNFEIRHPGPRPLHRPLHPAHHPQPRAPPPRAPFPHFHGPDPRLRGKRPGPRGGGNPGPMFPPKRPFPPPRY; via the exons ATGTCAGCCGGAGCAGGAGCCGCTTCTGGCGGCTCTCTGGAGTCCACTCTGGATAGGAAGTTCCAGGGTGTTTCCAACACTATGGACTCAATTCAAGGACTGTCAACGTGGTGCATCGATAACAAGAGGTACCACAGCCTGATTGTACGACACTGGATGAGGATTTTGAGGAAAT CTGATGCCTCACACAGACTCAACCTTTTTTACGTCGCCAATGATGTCATTCAGACCTGTAAAAGGAAAAACGCCATTGTTTACCGCACAGCATTCGCAGAGATTCTCCCTGAGGCCTTCTTGCTGGTCAA CAACGAAGGTGACCCCAAGGTAATTAAATCGGTGGAGAGGATACTGTCCATCTGGGAGGACAGAGGAGTGTATTCAGGGACACTCATTACTGAGCTGAGGAGTAGCTTAGTCAAAGAGGAGTCCCCTCCTGTGACACCCGCGGAGCAAAAGA ctcCAGGGGAGTCTAAAGCAGATCTACAGTCCAAGGTTGTTGCTGAGTTTGTG CCCCAGGCACTTATCGACGAACTGTCCAAGTATAAGAGATCTCTGGACGAGGTGGACctgagagaaaaacagctgGCAGCGATGAGGATTAACATCTGCAGTTCTGATGCCCTCAAGAGACTCAAAG ATAAGGCTGGGGGAAAGAAATTCTCCAAGGACTTTGAGGAAGGAAGTGCGCAACTGCAGGAGTTTGTCAAGTTctttgacaaacaaatcaaaacggGGCCTCCTCTCATGGAGGCCCTCAGCAACGCAGATATCTTCTACGAGATGCAGTACAAGGAGGTCAAGATTGTTGCTAAT GCTTACCAGACGTTTGCCAACCGGGTTGCCCACCTGAAGCGTAAACTGGACACTCTGAAGGCCACCTTGCCAGACCTGGACGATTCACCCATCCCCTCGCCCTCTGCAGACGCACCGTCTCCAACAGGCTCAGAGTCCCCTTTCCATGGTATGGATATGGCCGATCCTGATCCTGATCCCGATCTTGATGGCTCTGCTATGGAAGACGAAGCGGAGCCGCCGGCCCCGAGCCCTCTGTCCTCACCCGGAGCATCCCCTAAACACACGGAGACTGTCGGGCAGAATGACAACCGTGACGTGGAAGACATGGATCTCTCTGAGGAAGAAATGGACAGCGGTGGTATTATAG ttgagGAGAGGATGGAAAGTCTCGCCCCCCCAAAGGTGTCCACTTCAAAAACGGAGCCATCAGTGTCAACAGAGCAGCCCGTCACGCAGGTCACTTGTGGCCCCCCTGTGGCGGCTCCTGTGGCGGCTCCTGTAGCAGCAGCGGTGGGAAGCATTGACCTCGGTAAAATTGGCTCCCTCCTCACCAGTTTTTCGATCAAGAAGAACACAG GACCAGTAGTGGAGAGTCCTCCTGCAGCTGCCCCTGCTCGCTCCTCAGTTAAGACAACACTTGCCTCTGTAGCCTCTCAGGATGCCAGTTCGTTGGTAAGCCTTCTCTCCAAGGTGGACGTGAGCCCCGCAGACCTCCTCGGTGCTCTCTCCAAAGTCCAGAGCCAAGGCGGCCTTGAGG GCATCACGTCTCTTCTGAGCAGCCCAGCTGCAAATGTCTCCTCTGACTCCTCCAGTTCAGGCAAGatccctccctctcccttaCCCACATCTGCATCAGCAGGGCCCTCTCAGagcctgtctctctcctctgtcgCACCTGTGCCTTCTTCACACAGCTCCACTGTAAGACAGAGCACAAGCTCCCTAGCCCCCACTCAGACTCCCAACCCAGCCTCAGCCCTGGTCCAGGCTCTCCACAGAGACATGGATTTGACAACAGAGCCAGAACCGTCCCCGTCTTCAGAGAGTTTAGAGTCTAAAATCCACAGCTTCCTGCAGGGGAACCGTGCTTTCAGTGCGTTCAGCCTTGGTCTTTCCACAAACCCAGCACTTGGAGAGGACAACAGTCCAGTAATTGGGACAGACACCCAGGGTGGGACCCCAGTGCGGGATGAGGGCGGAGGAACCCCAACTCAAGATGAGATTATGGACAAGCCGGTGGTGGTCCCATTCACGTCCAACACAAATCAGCCATTGTTTGGAGAAAATGTCGAAACGGGTTCTCTCGTATACCAGAACCGCGGTCAGCAGAACCTCAACAATCCCCAACAGCAAGCTCACGTGCAGCCGAGCATGCCTCAGAACGGGCAGATCTACCAGCCGTACACATACGGCAAACACGAGATGTCAGAGCATGAGATTACTGCGCCTGTTGCACATTACCAGCAGATTTCTGCTCAAACAGGAGGGCCAGTGCCTGGAGAAAGAGCCCCGGGCAGCGCCAGTAGCACACAGACAATAGAAGGCTTTCAGGGGGTGAGTGAGAGGGGTTGGTACGCTGACGCTTACCCAGAGGGGAGCTCCCAGCAACCCAGAGGCTACAGCGTGACAGCGCCTGGAGGggctgcagaaaataagacCTCAGGACTTCATCCGTACCAAACAGAGAGATTTCAGGAACCTCAAGATTTGGCCTCCCAGCAGGGCGCCACCGCGTCTCCTGGCATCCTCAGAAGCAACCTTCCTCCTATCCCAAGGTTgttccctccacctcctcatgTCTTTGACGCGCCCCCTTCAGCGCCCAGCAGTATGATGATGCCACCAGAGCAGCAGCCGTCGCAGCAGCCGTTGCCTAGCCCGGGCTCGGGGGAGGTGATCGGGACCAGAGGCAACAGCGTCATCAGTGGGATGGTGGTCCACGACCATCAGCACAAATCCATGTTTCCTCCTGATGATGCGCCGTATGATCGTGACCGAGCTCGTCCTCCTCACCCCGAGCTTTTCCGCCCTCCCCCAGATGACCCGCGCTACCAGGACGAGCTCCGTCACCGTGATGCCCGTTTCTTTCAAGACGACCCTTACCGCCACCCGGACGATCCATATCGCAGGCCAGGCAGCCCTCCACACCACTTCCCAAGAATCCGAGGCCGCCCCACGCCTCCTCGCTCACCCTCTGATGACCCTTACTACGCCCAAGACTACAAGCGGCAcagccctcctcttcctccacacTACGCTCCAAGGAGACCACCACCGCCATCTAATTTTGAAATTCGCCATCCGGGTCCACGGCCTCTACATCGACCTCTGCACCCAGCACACCACCCACAACCCAGAGCGCCGCCCCCACGTGCACCATTTCCTCATTTCCACGGCCCTGATCCGAGGTTAAGAGGCAAACGTCCAGGTCCAAGAGGAGGCGGGAACCCTGGTCCAATGTTCCCCCCGAAAAGACCCTTTCCACCCCCGCGGTACTGA